A portion of the Thermomicrobiales bacterium genome contains these proteins:
- a CDS encoding diacylglycerol kinase family protein, whose translation MRFSEPQRIVVVANPKSRLSPDRLESMVRARMPAGSTLHVRHTKPDTPIHGIIEDLLADATVAIACGGDGTVSQVAAAILDERIPLGIVPAGSTNMVAKVSHIPSNPERAVELIFGWHHRECIDVGRSGDRLMLHLGGSGIDARIFINSSSTLKRRFRWGAYVPAAVTSALEHPAMYTITVDGEEVQARSSLVLVANSAQLLHSKIHLVDDVSRTDGKFDVLIYTASNPVSLAAAGLTSLTGQLESFGQVIRLRGSHIRIDSEPPAPTELDGEVVGVTPLEIEVLPGAIELIRG comes from the coding sequence GTGCGGTTCAGCGAGCCGCAACGAATCGTGGTCGTTGCCAATCCAAAGAGCCGCTTGTCGCCCGACCGGCTCGAGTCGATGGTGCGTGCGCGCATGCCCGCCGGATCGACGTTGCATGTTCGCCATACAAAACCCGATACACCAATCCATGGCATCATCGAAGATCTCCTGGCAGATGCGACGGTGGCAATTGCTTGTGGCGGTGATGGGACGGTTTCACAGGTGGCCGCAGCCATTCTCGACGAGCGGATCCCGTTGGGAATCGTTCCGGCTGGTTCGACGAACATGGTTGCCAAGGTGAGTCACATTCCGTCAAATCCCGAGCGAGCGGTCGAGCTCATCTTCGGTTGGCACCACCGTGAATGTATCGATGTCGGCCGCAGTGGCGATCGACTCATGCTGCATCTTGGCGGCTCCGGGATCGATGCCCGCATCTTCATCAACTCAAGCTCAACGCTCAAGCGCCGCTTTCGTTGGGGGGCCTACGTGCCTGCGGCTGTCACCAGCGCGCTGGAACATCCGGCCATGTACACCATCACCGTCGATGGAGAGGAAGTGCAGGCGCGCTCCTCCCTTGTTCTGGTCGCAAATTCCGCCCAGTTGCTTCATTCGAAGATTCACCTTGTCGACGATGTGAGCCGTACCGATGGGAAGTTCGATGTACTCATCTACACAGCTTCGAACCCGGTTTCGTTGGCTGCGGCAGGCCTGACATCGCTCACGGGGCAGCTGGAGAGCTTCGGTCAGGTCATTCGGCTACGGGGTTCCCATATTCGTATCGATTCGGAACCACCTGCTCCGACAGAGCTCGATGGCGAGGTCGTCGGAGTTACCCCGCTCGAAATCGAGGTGCTGCCCGGTGCTATCGAGCTGATCCGCGGCTGA